From a region of the Triticum aestivum cultivar Chinese Spring chromosome 7D, IWGSC CS RefSeq v2.1, whole genome shotgun sequence genome:
- the LOC123167122 gene encoding peroxidase 47 has protein sequence MGAVKNLVKLLILVEVAVALAGPGVAALSMDYYGMNCPFAEYIVRNIVGEAVMGDPTLAAGLLRLHFHDCFVQGCDASVLLDSTPGSKAEKDALANKSLRGFEVIDKIKDTLEAQCPGVVTCADILALAARDAVLMVGGPYYDVPQGRRDGRRSVDTDTLTALPSPFLNASALITLFGTHGFNVQDMVALSGGHTLGVAHCPSFTPRLKFEASTLDAGFASSLAATCSKGGDSASATFDRTSTAFDGVYFKELQQRRGLLSSDQTLYESPETQRLVNMFAMNQGYFFYAFTQGMGKMGQIDLKEGDRGEVRKSCRVVNKPSW, from the exons ATGGGTGCTGTCAAGAACCTTGTGAAGCTCTTGATCCTCGTCGAGGTGGCCGTGGCCCTGGCGGGGCCCGGCGTCGCCGCGCTCAGCATGGACTACTACGGCATGAACTGCCCGTTCGCCGAGTACATCGTCCGGAACATCGTGGGTGAGGCCGTCATGGGCGACCCcaccctcgccgccggcctccttcGGCTCCACTTCCATGACTGCTTCGTCCAG GGATGCGACGCGTCCGTGCTCCTGGACTCGACGCCGGGCAGCAAGGCGGAGAAGGACGCGCTGGCGAACAAGAGCCTGCGCGGGTTCGAGGTGATCGACAAGATCAAGGACACCCTCGAGGCTCAGTGCCCCGGCGTCGTCACCTGCGCCGACATCCTGGCGCTGGCCGCCAGGGACGCCGTGCTCATGGTCGGCGGCCCCTACTACGACGTGCCCCAGGGCCGGCGCGACGGGAGACGCTCCGTCGACACCGACACGCTGACCGCGCTCCCGTCGCCGTTCCTCAACGCCTCGGCGCTCATCACCCTCTTCGGCACCCACGGCTTCAACGTCCAGGACATGGTGGCGCTCTCCGGCGGGCACACCCTGGGCGTGGCGCACTGCCCGTCGTTCACGCCCCGCCTCAAGTTCGAGGCGTCCACGCTGGACGCCGGGTTCGCGTCGTCGCTGGCGGCCACGTGCAGCAAGGGCGGGGACTCGGCGTCGGCGACGTTCGACCGGACGAGCACGGCCTTCGACGGCGTCTACTTCAAGGAGCTGCAGCAGCGGAGGGGCCTGCTGAGCTCGGACCAGACGCTGTACGAGTCgccggagacgcagcggctggtGAACATGTTCGCCATGAACCAGGGCTACTTCTTCTACGCGTTCACGCAGGGGATGGGCAAGATGGGGCAGATCGACCTCAAGGAGGGTGACCGCGGCGAGGTCAGGAAATCCTGCAGGGTCGTCAACAAGCCCAGCTGGTAA